CAGGAAAAATCAATCATTTAAATCAAAATTACTCAAAAATTAGTAGTTTTTTTCAATTCATTCCTGCACATTCTCCGTCCAAAATTTAACCACCAACCCGTGTCAAATGCGTAAAAAACGCGTTTAAAACCCGTGTCAAATGCGTATTTCTTTCAGTCTAAAGTAAATCACGTCTAAAGTACTATCTCTTTTAACATATCTTTAATATATTTGTTTATTAATCTTAATTAATATTCTTTTATTCCTTAAAACATGGCTACAATAAAAAAGCAGCTGCTCGGAGTTCCAAGAGGCAAGGTTGGTGACCTGCTCTTTAAAAATCGTAAAGGCAAAAGCTACCTAGCCCCGATGCCAAGGAAATATAAAGTTACCAATTGCATTGATGCCATTAATAACCGTTCTCGGTTTGGTGTTGCATCTCAGTTTGCTTCTGCTGTAAACCATTCCGCCTACCTTAAGCCGCTCTGGAATGTTAAAAATCTTCGCGGTAAATCACCCTATACAAAATGCCTTGGATACAATTATCCGTTTACTAAAGGTCTGGGTACTTGGCGGTTGTCTCTTATAACACCTCATAATATTAATATTGATTTTTCCTCTGTTAATCTGACTAAAGATTCAATTGATATTAACTTTTATATCAAAAAGAATTCATCTGAAATCTTCAATAATCCTTTTATCGCAGTAACAATTATTTTCTTTAAAGACCTACTTCCGTCAGGCAGTGAGCAATCCATGAAAAACCTTCTCTTTGTTACTCTCGAATCTGAAGTACTTGATTTTCAACCCGACTATGAAGACGTGAACAATTACTCATACAACATTAAAAAAGATTCGCTCTGGTTTATTGATTTTTATAAAAATATAATGGCTTATACTGCTTTTATTTCACCTCAAAGTTATAATGGTAAACCTTTGTTCACAACTGGAAACGCCGTCCCTGTCAGGGGATTCGAGTACGATCACGGTTCTGCTGGCATCACAGAAAAAGATGAACCTAAGCAGTCGGAACCATTCTTCAATTTCCGTATAAAATAATTTCTTTACATGGAAAGCCGTTTTCAATTCCTCTTTAACAGTCCTGTGAAAAATGTATACTTTTTGCAATTCATTCAACATTAAATTTCTTAGTTACATCTGATAATTTAATGCTTTATATTGCATATATGGATAGCAATTTACTTCATAGCGAACTCGTCTTTAAAGCCGTTAGAAGCGGCGGTAAAGGCGGTCAGAATGTCAATAAAGTTTCTACTAAAGTTGAGCTATATTTCGATATACCGAGGTCTATGGTTTTGTCCGATGTGGAAAAGACTCTACTCCTTACAAAACTTCTTAATAAAGTCGATAGAAAAGGCGTCATAAAAATCTCCTCTCAATCTGAACGCTCTCAGTTCTTGAATAAAACTCTTGCATTAAAAAAATTTAATGAGTTGATTGCTTCTGCATTCGTAAAAAGAAAGAAAAGAGTTAAAACAAAACCAGGTTCAGTCTCTAAAGAAGAAAGACTCGCTTCAAAAAAGATTGTTTCGGAAAAGAAATCATTAAGAGCTAAAAAATATTATGATTCAGAATAACATGGTCTTAAGACCCAAGATTTTTGAACAGTTCGATAATATCGTCTGCGGTATGAGCATGAGATACTCTGAATCTCCACGTCCTCCTTACGACTTTAATATGAGCTTGAAAATCGGCGATGATGCCGATTCCGTAAAGCAAAACAGAAAAAGGTTCTTCAATATGCTTGGTATCGACGGCAGAAAAGTAACCTTTCAGTTTCAGGTGCACTCGAATATCCATAACTACGTTTCTGAAACAGCTTTCTTTCGCGGCTCCGATGGACTCTATACAGACCGCAGAAATCTATTCCTTGCTGTTAACGTTGCCGACTGCATTCCCGTCTTCATGTATGATTCCCAAAATCATATCGTCGCTGCTATTCATTCAGGCTGGAAAGGTACTCATTTGAAAATTGTTTCGCTTACCCTCTCTACTCTTATCGATAAATTCGGTACTAAACCGGAAAAAGTTTTTGTCTATATCGGTCCGGGTATCAGTGTGAAGAATTTTGAAGTTAGCAAAGAGGTATTTGAACTTTTTGCAGATGAATTCAAAGAAACCAGAAATGGAAAGTTTTATGTTGACCTCAAAAAAGATATCTATGCAGGTCTGATTAAACATGGTGTCCCAAAAGAAAACCTCCAGGCCTCAAAATACTGCACTTATGGTGATAGCGATAAGTTCCATTCCTTCAGACGCGACAAAGATAAATCGGGAAGAATGCTCGGTATCATCGGTATGAAATAATCACGCCAAATAATTGTTTTTTTCTGTCCCCCCCCCCTAAAAAAAGACTTGATAATTTCAATATTGATTAGTACCTTAATTTAAATTTATTGGGGAAAACCATGAAAAAGTTATTACTGTTTCTCGCAATTTTTATTTTCCTTAGCTCTTCAGCTAAATCTCAATTAATATACTATCAATGGAATCCTGTTAGTAGTCCTGTAACTAATAATCTTAACATTATTTATCCAACTCCGTCCAATTACGTAGTTGCCGGTAATGACGGAAAGCTTTTATACAGGAATATTCTGGAACCAAACTGGAATGTTACAGTTTCCGGTGTATCCACTAATCTCATTTCTTTATATGGTTCGCCAATACTGTATTCAGTCGGAGCTTCAGGTGTTATCCTTAAAAGCACTGATAATGGAATTAACTGGAGCAGTGTTACTTCGCCAACAGTAAATAATATTAACTCTGTTTCAGCTTTTGTCAGCCCGTCTTACAGAATTATTGGCGCAGATGGCGGCAAGATTTTTACCACTACAAACAATGGTGTTAACTGGACAGAAATTCCTTCCGGTACTACTAACTCATTGAGGTCTATTTACTATGATGCTTCGATTTCTCAGTTCAGAAATTATATCTGTGGTGATAATGGCACTTTCTTAAAGCTGATTTACTTGTTGCCTCTACCTGTTTCAACCACAGTCATTCCCATAAATACCGGAGTTTCGAATAATCTATACGGCGTTACAGCTCTCGGAGATACTTCTAAAATAATGGTTGTAGGTTCCGGCGGTATGATTCTAAAGTCAACCGAGTCAGGCGGTACGTGGGTCCAGCAGACTAGCGGAACAACAAACACTCTCAGGTTTGTATATGCTGTTAACGCGAATGAAATCTGGACTGGCGGCGATAACGGAACTATACTCCGTACAACGAATGGCGGTACCAACTGGTTTCCGCAGGTCGTTAATTCTTCCGCAAATATATATTCCATGCTGCAAACGTCAAATTTAAAAGCTTTGGCTGTCGGCAGTGGCGGTACTATTCTTGAAACTAATCTTCCAAATCCTGTAAGCGATTCTACTTTAAAGAGACTTAAACTCGACGGAAATAATATCAGCAGTTATTTTCAAACATCCGGCATTTTCAATCAGAATACTACATTAGGTAATTCCCCGGGTTTTGAATGGCCAAAAGGTTCGGGAAAATATGCAATGTTTACTTCCGGGCTAAGCATTTCTGCTATGGTAAACGGAAATCTTCGTCAGGCTATGTGTTCATATGGAGGCGAGTACAAGACAGGGCAAATTATCAACGGTGTACCGGAAACTACTCCTTACATGAATAAAATCTGGAAAGTAAGCGCGGGCGAAAACTGTTCTACAAGCATTGACTGGGCTAACTGGGGGATGATTGTTCCTTACGGTGCACCATACCGCGATGTAAACAATAACGGTCAGTATGACCCATGCACCGATATTCCGGGAATGAGAAATGCAAGTCAGACTTTATTTATGATTCTTACTGATGGATATCCTAATTCACACCGTCCGGGAGAAGGATTTGGGGGAGGTACGCTTCCTCTAAATTGTGATTTGAAAATTACTGCTTACACTTACGGCGATACTAATCTTTCAAATGTTCAGTTCATAAAATATGATATCATAAACAGAGGCAATTCTGCCTGGAATAATCTATATATGGCTTTAGTGGGTGATTATGATCTCGGCGTTTCAGAGGACGATTTTTTATGTATGGATTCAACAAGGAATATGTGGATAGGGTATAACGGTGATAATAATGACGGTACAGGTTCCCCGCCGACTTATGGAGTAAACCCGCCTGCGGTAGGTATGAGAGTTTTGAAATTTCCTGTTAATAAAACCGTTGCACCTTATGATACTCTGAAACCAAGCGTTGGTGTAAAAACATCTTGCGGAGGATGCAGTGACCCTGTTTGTGAATGGGACCCAAGCGGTGACCCTAACGGCGCATACTTGCTTATGAAAGGTTTCAAAAAAGACGGCTCAAGATGGATGAGTCCGATGTTTACTCCGCCAAGTCCTGTGAAGTTCTTATACTCAGGCGACCCTGAAACAAATTACGGTTGGACTGAACTTAAAGGAATGATTCGTAACTGCGGCGGTGATATAGGTGCCTATCAGCCGACTAATCAGCCAGGCGATAGAAGGTTTGTCCTCAGTATGGGCAAAGATAATTTTACGATGAACCCGGGCGATTCACAAACTATTATTGTTGCTCAGTTTATTGCACGAGGTACAAGCAACCTGAATTCAGTTACAAAACTTAAACAGCTTGCCGACGTTGTTGCAAACTACACTGTTGGTATTAATCAGATTGGCACAACCGTACCAAGTAATTTCGTTTTGTCTCAGAATTATCCGAATCCCTTCAACCCCGAAACAAAAATCAAGTTTACTATCCCCGCAATTCAAAATCTTTACAGTAACGTCACTACTTTAAAAGTATTCGATATGCTTGGCAGGGAAGTCTCAGTTCTCGTTAATGACATGCTCAGTCCGGGAATTTATGAAGTCACTTTCGACGGAAGTAAACTTGCAAGTGGATTCTATTTCTACAGATTGCAATGGGGTGTCTATTCAGATACTAAACGTATGGTCTTGCTTAAATAATTTTTAAATCTTCTTCCCGTAATATACGGGAAGAAGATTTGCTCTACAACTTATTATAATCTATCGTTATCTCTTTCCCTTTCGGTATATCCTTTAACGCATAGTAATCATAATTCTCATCGTTTACCGCATTGGGCTTATCCGAATGATTCAGAAACCATCCAACTGACATCCTGTTGAAGTTCTTCGGCGTGCTGTATCCCTTATCCTCAGGAAAATGTATTGAGTATTTTGCAAGAACTCTTGAGGGTATATTAGTATGTATAACATTCGATTCATGAAGAAATGTATGGTCTTCCTCCTCGAATAATGGCAGCTTTGTTCCTTTCTTTATTTTCCCCGTTGAAAAAACCCCGACTCCATGTATCGAAGATGGCCTTAATTCAAATATTATCTGATTTGTCATCTCGCCTTCATTTTTATATTTCAAACTCGTTTCCTCTTTCTGGTATAACAATATTCTTAAACCCGTTTGAGTTCAGTATCGTATTTAGATTGTTCTGCTGAAGAGATTCACCGTGAACAAGAAATATTTTCTTAAGTCTGTTCTTGTCAAACTTCTTTATGTACTCAAGCAGCTCATTACTGTCTGCATGCGCACTGAATGAGTTTAGTATCCGTACCCTTGCCTTTACTACGTGTTCCTCGCCGAATATTTTTACAACGTATCCTGGCTTGTCAGATGCTTTTATAAGCTGTCTTCCAAGTGTGTGCTCACCCATATAACCGATTATCATAATCGAATTCTTTGGATTGCCAATATTGTTAGCAAGATGATGAAGTATCCTGCCCGCTTCGCACATCCCCGACGCTGAGATTATCATTACCGTGCCTTTAATAGAGTTAAGTTTCTTCGAGTCCTCAACTTTAGTTATATAATTTACAGTATCTGATCCGAATACTTGAACTCCCGAGGCAAGCAGCTTGTATGTTTCTTCATCAAAACACTCAGGATGCAGTTTGAATATTTCAGTGGCATTTACTGATAGGGGACTGTCAACATAAACAGGGAAGTCCGGTAGTTTGCCCGCTGCTTTCATTTTTGATATTTCATATACTAATTCTTGTGTCCTCCCGACACTAAACGAAGGCACAATTATTTTACCGTTTGTAGATAACGCTTCTGTTATAGTGTCAAGAAGCCCCTGCTCTATCTTGCTCGCAGGTTCATGGTATAAACCTCCGTACGTTGATTCCGTTATCAGATAATCAACATCACCCATAAATTCAGGGTCTTTTAAAATTGGGAGGTCCCTCCGTCCTAAGTCTCCCGTAAATCCTAACTTGTACGTCCTCCCGTTTTCTGTGATTTCTAATACCACAGACGCCGAACCCAATATATGTCCCGCATCAACAAATGTTACCTTTACTTCATCTCCAAGTCCGTCTATGCGAAATGTTTTGTTATATGGTATAGTTTTAAACTGTGTTATTATCTGCCTTGCATTCTCAACCGTGTATAAGGGATTAAATAACTCCTGATTCTTCTTTGCACGTCTCTTGTTAACAAACTCAACATCCTTCTCCTGAATGAATGCACTGTCAAGCAGCATAATTGAGCATAAGTCGCGTGTTGCTGGAGTTGTGTATACATCGCCTGTAAACCCCTTTCTCGATAAAGTAGGAAGATTACCGGCATGGTCAATGTGTGCATGCGAAAGTACTACCGCATGAATCTCCGTAGGATCATAAAGAAATTTTCTGTTCATCTGAAACGATTCTTCTCTCTTGCCCTGAAACATCCCGCAATCTAATATTATTTTCTTTCCGTTTATTTCAAGTAAGTGTTGAGAACCTGTCACAGTCCCCGCCGCTCCGCAAAATTTTATCCTCATTATTTTATCTCCTTTATGATTTCTTTGTTTAGTCTATGTTTTGTTACGTATGCATTGTCCTTTATGAAAAATCTGTAAGGAAGCTCTGCCCCTTCTTTTATTCCGATTCTTGTAGTTACCGCTATTGTAAAACTGTCCCTTCTTTTTTTCCTGAAAATCTTAATCCTGTCTTCTGTTAGATCAAGTGAGTTATCTTTTCTACCTATATCAAATGCCATGCAGAACTTGGCTGGTCCGTTCGTAAGGTTTACATCTCCAATTGGATAATTCCTGTTCTTTCTCATTTCATGTATTCCTTCTATCGGCTCTACTGCCCTTATTAACACAGCCGAACCCGTACCCTTATTCTCTGTTACAACATTAAAGCAGAAGTAATTCCCGTAAACAAAATAAACGTAAGATATTCCTCCATATTCAAACATAGGTCGGTTTCTGTCCGTTAATTTTCTGTATGCATGACAGGCAGGGTCATTATTTCCCAGATATGCCTCCGTCTCAACTATTCTTGCGCTAAGTGTATAGTTAGGCGTTTCTTTCGTAATAAGGCATCCAAGCAGTTTCTGTGCCACCGTTATTGTATCCTTCATATACAGCTTTTTCTCTAATAGAATAGTATCCACTTTTCAAAGTCGCATTTTATGCTGGAATATTAAAGTCAATTCAATGTTCAGTTATTTTTCTTTGCTCTGACTTTTATTCTCCGTTTTTTGATTCCTGTGTTTATCATTGTCTTTTCTATTCAGTATTTATAATTTAATAGGTTATTTCGATATTCAATCTTTATCTTAATAATTATACAAAGTATATTTCAATAATAATTTTAACATATAACTCATGAAAAAATTACACATTAAAGTTAAAATAACAATGAGTATTTTAACTCTCCTCGCAGTCTCGTTTTCTTTCTTCGCTTTCAACGATAGTGGAAACTATTCGAATGACGGAAAAGTAATTAAAAGAGGTCCCGGAAAGATGTATGAAGTCGGGAAGATAAATGTCAAATTTAGAAATAATGTAACAGGTTTTACAAAAACAGCAACAGGAATAGAACAAGTCGATAAAGTTCTTATCGATTTAAGATCCAGCGATATCTTTCCGCTATTTCCGCTTAAAAGTGAAATTAAAAAGCGAATGATTGGCGATGAAGACCTTGCTAAAATAATTCGTATTAATTATAACAGCGCTGTGGATCCATTTGACGCAGCAAGTATGATAATGAAAGATAATAAGGATATTATTGAATGGGCAGAGCCATCTTTCGTATATGAGCGTGATTATATTCCCAATGACCCGTCCCTAAGTGGTCAATGGCATATAGCTAAAATTAACTCTTATCAGGCTTGGGATATTTTCAAAGGTGATACAAATGTTGTCATTGGCATTATCGATTCAGGCACCGACTTTGACCATCCTGACCTCGCGGCTAACATTAAATACAATTACGCCGACCCAATTAACGGTATTGATGATGATAATAATGGTTATATTGATGACTTAAAAGGATGGGATTTCTATTACAACGATGGCGACCCGCAGATACAGCCAACCGGCAATGACCACGGTTCCCACGTTTCGGGTTGTGCCTCTCAGGTAACGGATAATTCGGTTCATGGTGGTGGTATAGGTTTTAAGACCAAAATAAGAATCTCTAAACACACAGATGATACAGATCCCCAATCATCTTTATATAATACAGACCAGGGAGTTTATTATTGTTATTCCAATGGCGCAAAAGTTATTAATTGTAGTTTCGGTTCATCTTATTATAGTTCTACTTCTCAAGCAATAATGAATAGTGCTTGGGCAAACGGAACAGTTATTTGCGCCTCAGCAGGTAACGGCGATGCAAATGGAATCGGACAGAATTGGGCAAGGTATCCAGCTTCTTATGAAAATGTCGTTTCAGTTGCCGCTTCAACCACAGGTGACGTGAAAACTACTTTCTCAAATTTCCATTCTACGGTTGATGTTACTTCACCGGGTCAGGGAATTTTAAGCACAGTTTACAATAATAGTTATGCCACTTGGGATGGTACTTCAATGTCTTCTCCGATTACTGCGGGTACAGTAGCGTTAATCAAGGGACAATATCCTGCATGGACTCCCCAGCAGGTAGTTGACAGATTGAAACTTGGTGTTGACAGTATCTATAACCTCAATCCATCATACATTGGGCTTTTAGGCACCGGCAGAATAAATGCATTTAAGTGCTTAACTGATTTCCCGATTGCTAAGCTGGTTTCTTTCTCGGCAAATGATTCTATCTACGGTAATAATGATAAAGTCTTTGACGTAGATGAAGTAATCGCTTTTCAGGTTGATTTGAAAAATACTCATTTCGCGGGTACTAACGCCTCCATTAGACTTTCAACAACAAGCACTGATGTTGAATTAGTACAGGATTCTGTCTTTATCGGAAGTATTCCTGCATACGGTAACTTCAGCACAACTTTAGCAAATACATTCAAAGTTAAAGCTCTTTCTTCTTGCCCGTTCGATAAAGATATCACATTTAAAGTAAAGAGTTCTGCTTCGTGTTATACAGATGATAACGCAAATACATTTACTGTTAGATTTAGAACAGGTTTTGCATTACATAATATTAATAACTTGAAATTATGTCTTACTAAAGACGGTAATGTTGGTAAAAAAGCACAATCTTACGGAACTGGTCTTCAAATTGGAACAAGTACACAGAATCAGCTTTATGAAGGCGGACTTATGATCGGCTTAAGCAATACTAAAGTTTCTGACGTTGTAAGACGCGGTTCGGTTCCGGCTAATGTCTCAGATACAGATTTTGTTGGATTAAAAGCTTATACAATTAACACTCCTGGTGTGCATTCAGCACAGGACGGCTCGGGAAAATTCAATGATGACGGTGCTGGCTCTAATAAGATTGGAGTTGAAGTTGAAGCATTTTCATACGCATTCAATACCGCACCCGACGCTGATTATATTCTCCTAAGTTATAATATCAAAAATACCAGCGGTGTTGCTCTTAATAACGTTTATGCAGGTTTATACACATGGATGACGCCTAATGGTATTATTAACACTGGAAACATCTCAAGATTAGTCAATGCAAATAAGCTTGCTTATACGTATAACAATACTGTTGCTAATAGATATCTTGGTGTCGGTATCATGACAAATCAACCGTTGAATTTTAAGATTTTTTCATCAACTGAATTGTTAAATGGATTCACAACTCAGGAAAAATGGGATGCTTTAAGCAATGGCGTTTCAAATGATTCACTCGGACCGGGTGGAAATGCTTTCGTACTCGGTGTCGGACCTTTTAATCTTGCTGCAAATCAGGTCGAAACCATCGGCTTTGCTATTTTGAGCGCAGAATCTGTTGCTGACCTCATTACAAAAAACTCTCAGGCAATCGTGAAATACGGAACCGTCGGTATTCAGACAATAACCACCGAAGTTCCAAAAGTTTTCAGCTTGTCCCAGAACTACCCGAATCCTTTTAACCCTGTTACTAAGATTCGCTTTGCTGTTCCTAAAAACGAGATGATTAGCATAAGGGTTTATGATATTCTCGGTAAAGAAGTTGCTGCTTTAGTCAATGAACAAAAGAGTCCTGGGATATACGAGATTGATTTCAACTCGACTTTCCTAAGTTCTGGTGTTTATTTTTACAGAATGCAGGCCGGTTACTTTGCTGATATTAAACGTATGGTAGTTATTAAATAAAAATATAGACTTTAAAATATTAGCTGCCTCAAGTTCTTTTGAGGCAGCTTTTTTTATTTATAAATAATGATTCTATACTTAATCTTATGATAGCAATTCAACTTTTCTTCTAAGAAACTTAAATAAATGCTTGTTTCATTAACATTGTGTTAAATTAAAATCGGTAGCAAAACAATCAAACTTAAATGAATGCCGTCAAGCATTCCATTTATATTATTTGGAATCAAATATCAAAACATATAACTATTCGTTTTATTATCCGCGTAAATCCGTCTAATCCGTGCGTTTCGCGTTCCATAGTGCCCCAACGTTTCTTCTTTTTTTAACATCATTTTTGTAATTTGGGCTGTCAATATAAATATAATCCGGATATTCTTATTTTCAATTCATCAACCTTTGGACCTTTATAATATCATTTACTATCAACCCTGTCAGTATGTGTCTTTATTCCCGCAGTTGTCTAAATTAAATTGGGAACTCTAATTAACAGTCAGTTACATCCCAATTATAATAGATGTGTATAAACCTGTCGAATTATATGCATTTATATCTTGATTGTAATTAATTAAAAATCTATATTTATATGATTTTGGTGTATTTTATAACGAGTGGGTTGGTGACCCACTTTTTTATTTTAGTATGGTTTGTAATATGGAAGAAAAAATCAGAAATATATTGGCTCCGTTATTTTACGGAAAAGACTATCATTTAATTGATGTCGTTATCAGAGGCGAAAGGAAGAATAAAATCGCTGAAATTTACGTTGATTCGGAACATAGTATTGACCTTGACGAACTGTCTAAAATTAGTTGCGATGTGAATGATGCTATCGATTCAGATGCTATCGCTGATGAGTTACTGAAGGTAGTCGTTTCTTCACCCGGTGTAGAGAATCCGTTCAAATACTCCTGGCAGCTTAAGAAGCACGTCGGCAGGGTACTGAGCTTTTCTTCGAAAGGTGAAGCGCTCGAAGGAAAACTGGTTGACGTTATCAGTGATTCAGAGGAACTCGTATTCGAGATAATCAAGAGTAAGAAAGAAGTTATAGAATTAAGGTTTATATTCAGCGAACTAGAAAATTTAATCGTTAAATTACCTTTTTAGAAACAAAAATTTATTTATTTATATTATGAAGTCAGATATAGTAGAAGCGTTTGTTCAAATGGCAAAAATGAAGAGTATCGATAGGGATATTCTTGAAAGCGTCATTAAGGATTCTTTCCGAAAGATGATGGAAAAGAAGCACGGTCCGACTGCTAATTTTGATATAATCGTTAACATGGAAAAGGGTAATATCGAAATATTTCTCTATAAAACTGTAGTTGAGGAAGTTACAGACCCTGCTACTGAAATCGACGTTGAATCAGCTATGGAAAAAACTGGTGAGGAGTTCGAAGTCGGCGATGATTATGTTGAAGAAGTTCCGATTGATGAGTTCGGTAGAAGGTCTGTTCTTAACCTTAAACAGAACCTGAACCAGAAGCTTAAAGAAATAGATAAAGAAGTTACATACAATTTTTATAAGGAACAGCTCGGTGAAATTCTCGTCGGTGAAGTTTACCAGATAAAACCGAGTTCAATTTTGCTTATGCATAACGGCTGCGAACTTTTTTTCCCAAAAGAAGAACAAATTGCTAAAGAAAGATACAAGAAGGGCGATAACATTAGAGTCATTATTAAAAGGATTGACAAAAAACCCTCGGGTCCCCCGCTTATAGTAGTTTCTCGGGCTGATGAAAAGTTTTTATATAAATTATTTGAAAACGAAATTCCTGAAATATACGACGGTATTCTTGAGATTAAAGGTATCGCAAGAGACCCGGGCGAAAGAGCTAAGATAGCAGTACTTTCTAACGACGATAAGATTGACGCAGTTGGAGCATGCGTCGGTATGAAGGGTATGCGTATTCACTCTATCGTTAGAGAACTAAGTAACGAAAATATTGATGTCGTTAATTTCACTCAGGATGATGCTCTCTACATTGCAAGGTCATTGTCCCCTGCAAAGCTTCAGGATATATATCTTGACAAGGAAAATAAAATTGCTAACATCTATGCAAGTGAAGATCAGGTGAGTCTGATAATAGGAAAGAATGGTCAGAATATTAAACTCGCATCCAAGCTTACTGGCTATCAGATTGACGTTATCAGGGATAAGGAAGATGAAAAAGATGACGAAGAAGAAAATGGTACTGAGGCTGAATCTGCTGATGAAACAAAAGAAGTAGTAAATGATGCAGAACCTGAAGAAGTATCAAAAGTGGATGATGTATCCGATGAAGAGACTCAAAATAAGAACGAAGAAGTGGAAAAAGAAGAGAAATAGTAATGGCATTTTAGAAATTTTAAAAGTTTAAGAATAACAAAACAATTTATGTCTGATACACCACAAAAAATGAAACTGGTTAAGCTTGTTAAAGAAGTTAACAGGTCTAAAGAGGATATCATTGAATATTTGAAACATATTGGTATTGAAAAAGTTACTATTAATACTACTCTGGAATCAGATATAGTCGGAAAAGTTCTTAATAAGTTCAAGCTTGATGTTGCCGAACACGAAAAACAGCTGAAGAAGATTGTTGACTTTGCTAAGTCAAACAAGGTTGAAATTTCGGAAGCCAATGAAGCTATAAGAAAAGAAGAAGAGTCGAAGAGAAAAAAAGCGGAAGCAGAAAGATTAAGAAGAAATCTCGAAGAGCAAAAGAAAAGAGAAGAAGAAGAAAGGAAACGTCAGGAACTTCAGGCTTTCTTGGAGCACGAAAAGAGGAAAAAAGATGAGGAAGAACTTGCTAAGAAAAGAAAAGCTGAATTAGACAAGATTTATGAAAATAAGAAGAAATCAGCACGCGAAAGGTCTGAAGAGGCT
Above is a genomic segment from Ignavibacteria bacterium containing:
- a CDS encoding S8 family serine peptidase, yielding MKKLHIKVKITMSILTLLAVSFSFFAFNDSGNYSNDGKVIKRGPGKMYEVGKINVKFRNNVTGFTKTATGIEQVDKVLIDLRSSDIFPLFPLKSEIKKRMIGDEDLAKIIRINYNSAVDPFDAASMIMKDNKDIIEWAEPSFVYERDYIPNDPSLSGQWHIAKINSYQAWDIFKGDTNVVIGIIDSGTDFDHPDLAANIKYNYADPINGIDDDNNGYIDDLKGWDFYYNDGDPQIQPTGNDHGSHVSGCASQVTDNSVHGGGIGFKTKIRISKHTDDTDPQSSLYNTDQGVYYCYSNGAKVINCSFGSSYYSSTSQAIMNSAWANGTVICASAGNGDANGIGQNWARYPASYENVVSVAASTTGDVKTTFSNFHSTVDVTSPGQGILSTVYNNSYATWDGTSMSSPITAGTVALIKGQYPAWTPQQVVDRLKLGVDSIYNLNPSYIGLLGTGRINAFKCLTDFPIAKLVSFSANDSIYGNNDKVFDVDEVIAFQVDLKNTHFAGTNASIRLSTTSTDVELVQDSVFIGSIPAYGNFSTTLANTFKVKALSSCPFDKDITFKVKSSASCYTDDNANTFTVRFRTGFALHNINNLKLCLTKDGNVGKKAQSYGTGLQIGTSTQNQLYEGGLMIGLSNTKVSDVVRRGSVPANVSDTDFVGLKAYTINTPGVHSAQDGSGKFNDDGAGSNKIGVEVEAFSYAFNTAPDADYILLSYNIKNTSGVALNNVYAGLYTWMTPNGIINTGNISRLVNANKLAYTYNNTVANRYLGVGIMTNQPLNFKIFSSTELLNGFTTQEKWDALSNGVSNDSLGPGGNAFVLGVGPFNLAANQVETIGFAILSAESVADLITKNSQAIVKYGTVGIQTITTEVPKVFSLSQNYPNPFNPVTKIRFAVPKNEMISIRVYDILGKEVAALVNEQKSPGIYEIDFNSTFLSSGVYFYRMQAGYFADIKRMVVIK
- the nusA gene encoding transcription termination factor NusA, with the protein product MKSDIVEAFVQMAKMKSIDRDILESVIKDSFRKMMEKKHGPTANFDIIVNMEKGNIEIFLYKTVVEEVTDPATEIDVESAMEKTGEEFEVGDDYVEEVPIDEFGRRSVLNLKQNLNQKLKEIDKEVTYNFYKEQLGEILVGEVYQIKPSSILLMHNGCELFFPKEEQIAKERYKKGDNIRVIIKRIDKKPSGPPLIVVSRADEKFLYKLFENEIPEIYDGILEIKGIARDPGERAKIAVLSNDDKIDAVGACVGMKGMRIHSIVRELSNENIDVVNFTQDDALYIARSLSPAKLQDIYLDKENKIANIYASEDQVSLIIGKNGQNIKLASKLTGYQIDVIRDKEDEKDDEEENGTEAESADETKEVVNDAEPEEVSKVDDVSDEETQNKNEEVEKEEK